In Leishmania donovani BPK282A1 complete genome, chromosome 19, the sequence CTGGCCAGCGTATCAAGCTCAAGGCGATCGCTGTGAAGGGCCTCGGTGCGGTGCACGCCAAGTGGAGCCCAGTGTCGGCGTGCTACTACGAGATGAAGACCTCCGTCGAGCTCTGTGAGCGGCTGACTGGCTCGGCGGCCGAGGCGCTCGTCAAGTCCTGTCCCGCTGGTGTTTTCGGCTACGAAGGTGGCCAAAagggtgcggcagcgactgTCGTAGCGCCGGAGAAGTGTACCCTGTGCCGCGAGTGCctccgcagcgacggcaagggtgctgaggccgccgccagcgaggGAGACCGAGTTCGTGTGCAGAAGGAGAAGACACACGTCCTCTTTCACATTGAGAGCGTGGGCCAGCTGCATCCGGCACAGATTCTGCGCTTCGGCCTCCGTCTCTTCGCTGAGCGCTGCCGGGCACTCGCGGAGATGGTGCAGTCgacggaggtgcgcgtggcggATGCGAGCGCCAAGTCGCTGGAGCTTTGAGGCCGAGAAGAAGCGAGCACGCGGAGGGGTTCTGGCGGCAAAAGCGAAGCAGAGGAATGGCAAGGACGAGTGGCACAGGCGCTGGGCTCGGCTTACCACCGCATCcgtcgccccccccctctctctcctcctccccctcttctgcgTGTCCTCGTCacgccgtggcagcgctgccttctGCGCCATGGCATCCCTGCCTGTTTCTCTTTCTAACGCGTAAGTgtcttgttttttttgtttctttcgGTCGGaatggaggaggaaggggggcgGGGATGTGTGTGAAGTGTGCGtggtgtgtgtttgtgtgtgtgtgtgtgtgagcgagCGGGCGTCTTTCTTCCCTCGCCCACacccccccacacacacaccttcgCTCCGCTTCACCCGCCAAACCCCACTCGCGCCTGTCGTCTCTTCCTTCTGTCCCTCTTTGTTCCTCGCGTAAAGAATCACACGTACATGCGTGAAAGGAAGACACCAGACAGAAAAGAagaccgccgccaccagccTCGTCGGCGTAACGCATTTGATGGGCTTTAACTGCACGGAGTCCACAAGAGCGCGCGCTTACCGGATCACTTCGTGGCATCTCTCAGGCTGCGCGTCGTGGAGTCCTTGGCGAAGGATGGTCGGCGCGATACGCAGCTCCAATGAGGAACGGCTCCATTGGCTTCTTTGGGGTGTCATGAGGCACGCGGAAGGAGCGATAGAGGGGTGAGGCTGGAGAGACCGAGGAAACGCATCGATGTGTGGGCGTCTTCCCTCCTTCGCGCCTGCACCTGTTTGTGGCGCAACGTCGGCACTGTCGAGCAGGTGTGTGGCCCACAAACACGCCCTCGCACGCCCGTATGCTGAGTGTCACAGCCTCATCCCGCACGTGGTTTTCGATCCAGCACGTGGTCTTGGCATGCGCCTCACAGtctgtctctgcctctccctctctcgtcctGCTCTTCATACGCTCCGCTGCATCCGCTCCCTGCAGAAAGCAAGTACACATACGTTAGTCCGCCATGACGAAGGGGAAAGGCCGCAACCCAGGCGCCAGCGGGCTCGACAAGCACCTCAAGCGCAAGACCCACCTAGAACGGTCGCAGCCGAAGTCGCGCCAGCATCTCGGCCAGCTCGAGAAGCACAAGGATCATGTTCTCCGTGCAAAGAAGCGCAAGGTCAaggtgcgccgcctgcaggaAATCaagcgcgccgcagcgcagcgcaacCCAGATGAGTTCAACATTGGCATGACGAAGGCGGTGATGGATGTGGCGAATGGCCGCATGAGGAAGCGCCGGGTTCGACTGGTGGACTCTGACCGGAAGAAGGACATGCAAAAGACGATTGAGCACAACCGGCGCAACGTGCAGTATCTCGAGTTCAAGGCCAAGGCCGACCAGCAGCGGGCGACCGAGCTGCTgaacgaggaggcggcagcagcgctgactTCGACTGCCCCGCAGAACAAGCACATCGTCTTTGTAAACTCCGAGGAGGAGTTCCGCAGCTTCAACCCGCTCAAGCACTTCGACGCGACGCCGGAGATGATGCGGCAGCACCCGGCGGTGCGCGGTCGCATCCGCGTCCTGGAGAAGACGGTGATGCCGGAGGAGATTCTCATGAGTGGCGGGCACCAGATGAAATCCGCCGCGCAGAAACGCAAGGAGCGGCGCGAGGTGCAGGAGAAgatgcgccgcagcggtgccgacgcCACCCCCGAGACACGAGCCGCTTTTGtggagcgcctgcgcgccaaGAAAGAGCTGAAGCAGTACCAGTTTACCGATCTACTGGAAGAGGTGAAGCGCGAGAACGAGGCGACCGCCTCCTCATCCAAGGGCACCCCaggcgatgacgacgagcatgaggaggcggcagcgcaggacGAGGTCACGCGGCTGCTTGAGTGGCGCCGTGAACAGGAGCGTCAGGCGGCGAtagcgacggcgcggcacgTGCGCGAGGTCGAGCAGCGCATACAGCGAAGCAAGAGTCTCTCTGCCTTGGCAAAGAGGATCCGCAAGCAGTCGCAAGGCATCAAGCGGCAAATGGAGCAGAGGCGGGAGAGCCGCTTCAAGCCcggcgcgacgcggcgcgcacgGTAAGAAAAAGCCGCGTCTATGTATGTGAACAGCGGCATgcaggcgaggagggcgggcTTCTGGGGACGCATTCGCGACCGCCCGGCATCTCCTCCCTTACTCGGAAGGCGTACGAGTAactggcggcggtgtgctTATTATATGTATATCTGTAGGCACTCTCTGGCCCTCCATGCGCGTATTCTCGCGCACCATCGAGTAATATAAGCGATACATGTGACCGAATCGGCGCCCTTGAAGGAGATGCGccggaggagaagagagaaggaaaacatAATAGAAAATAAACGAAGCGACTGAAGTTCTGTAGCACGGACGGAATCCAAAGGAAGCACGACGTGCCGGAGGAAAGGGCAATCCGCTCTGCCGTGCTGTCCCTCATGGCTGCACGCCTCTCTTGCCACCCACTTTGCCGTGCACCCTTGAtgagagagaagcaagaaAGCAAGAACGatcaacacgcacacacgagctgctgcactaACGCGTACGTTTGCCTCCTCGGTGGCCGTCCTCGTCACAATGGCGCGCTCTCAGCTGCACCTCTTTTCAGTGGTTTAAGGCAAGAAGCGGACTGACGACGGGTGTGCGAAAGCCACCTATGCTCACCGGCATTggcttccctctctctctgtctgtaGCCCATGATAGAGGCCCCTCCGCATTCTACTCttccctcgctctcctctcacGCGCCGCTGAAACCGGCCCCGGTCCTCCAACGAGGACGACGCAATACAAACTCAAGAAGGAGAAACCCGAACCAATCATCTCAAGCACACGCAACTATCTGATCACTACCAtcgccacctctctccctctcaccaTCATCACTGTTACCCACTTGAGAGGGCGAAAATAGGCGGAAAGGCTCAGCATTCGCATCGCCAGACGCGCACGGGTCCATCGGGTTGGATTGCGGCACGACATACATCAGCGAGGTCTGAAAGAAGAAGAACACTAGATACTTCTCTaagtttgtgtgtgtgtgtgggtcaCCATAGTTCTGTTTTCTCGATTTTGCCCaccccccccttttttttcctctctaCCCCATTCTCCTCTCATTTCATGATTATTGTCTTCGCCGTGTGACAGCTTCTCTCGTCGTCAGCCGCCGCTTCCATTGCTTGATCTTGCGGCTgccttctccccaccccctctgttcagtctcctccgccttttgttttcttgtgcCTGACGTTCAGCCTGTCTTGGGCTCTCCgtcattttttttgtttgcttggcgcctctcctctttaCTTGTTCACACGTACGcgtccacgcacacgcccgtTTCTGTGCGGCCCTGCTCCTTGTGTATCTCTCGTgtccgtctgtctgtctgtgtgtgtgtgtgttcgagTCCCGTCTGCCcgctgacacacacacacacacacacatacgcgcacgcgctttacccttttccctcttgtgtgtgcccctttctttccctcgagggaggggagtgggCTTCAGCGCCGCTTCAGTACTCGTGCGCTTCAGCGTTTGCCAATCAGACCGTCGCCCTTGCTGTTATTGTTGTCGTCCCTCTTCTTGGCAGTGGTCTGCTTTGCCGCGGCTCTGACGATTGTGCTCTGCTCTCTTACGCGCCCACCCCTTTTcccgctgttgttgttcgtgcctctgtgtgtgtgtgtgtgtcccagcgcctttctttttgtcGCATCGCCTCGCTCACGGACAGGCCGTTGCCATCTTGCCACACCTTGAAAGCTGAATACCGAAAAGATGAACAGATCCATGTCCGCCCGCTCGCTACACGACAACACGCCGCTTAGTATTTCGTCGGCGCGGCGAACCGCTCGGCGCCGAAGCTCTTTTTCAGCTCGCTCTGTGTCCGCATCAACCTCCACGCACGCCACACCGATCCGTGACCGCCCCCCAGTTGCGCAGAGCGATCGTCGTCCTCGAAAtggctgcagcaccagcatGGCCGAGTACCCGATGCCGACGACGCAGACACAGTCCAACGCCATGAAGGTGTACATCCGTGTCCGCCCCTTCAGTGAGCGTGAAATCGCACAAAAGGTGGCGCCGCACAGCACCGTGCGCATCGACGCACAGAACCCCACGCAGCTCACAATCCTCGATCCATCTCGCGGCTTTCGTCCGCTCACCACGCACCCGTTTACGCGATGCTTTTGGTCCGTCTTTGCGAAGGGCGAGGGGGAGCTGCTGAGCAAGGTGGACACGTACTTGACGGGCGGCATGAACTccgctcgccgctctcgcgcGCAGTCGCTGGTAACGGGGCAGCCGGTGGTGAATTCCGTCCGACGCGGCACCCGCACAGGGGTCGACAGTGACGcaacctcctccaccactGCGGCctacgacggcgccggctccGCGCCAGTGATGGTTGACGCCAATGTGAGCCACCCTCCGTACGCGGGGCAGGACCAAGTGTACATGCACGTCGGCAAGCCCATCGTGGGCAACACCCTCGACGGATACAACGGGTGCGTGTTCGCCTACGGGCAGNNNNNNNNNNNNNNNNNNNNNNNNNNNNNNNNNNNNNNNNNNNNNNNNNNNNNNNNNNNNNNNNNNNNNNNNNNNNNNNNNNNNNNNNNNNNNNNNNNNCTCTCGCGCGCAGTCGCTGGTAACGGGGCAGCCGGTGGTGAATTCCGTCCgacgcggcaccggcgcaggGCTGGAGCCCGAAGGAATGGAAACCGTTGGCGAGGCCGCGGCctacgacggcgccggctccGCGCCAGTGATGGTTGACGCCAATGTGAGCCACCCTCCGTACGCGGGGCAGGACCAAGTGTACATGCACGTCGGCAAGCCCATCGTGGGCAACACCCTCGACGGATACAACGGGTGCGTGTTCGCCTACGGGCAgacgggcagcggcaagacCTTCACGATGCTCGGCTACGCGCCGAGCACGAGCGACATCCGCGCTCGCAAAGGGTCCGTCCCCTGCGGGGCCAGCAGCATGGAGAACAGCGCTCCTCTTGACAGCGCTGTGGAGCCGTTTGAGagcgatgacggcgacgacgtggtGGACAAGACGGGGCTGGATCCGAACGAGCTGCAAGGCATCATcccgcgcgcgtgcacggaCCTGTTCGATGGTCTCCGTGCGAAGCGCGCCAAGGACTCCGACTTCACGTACCGCGTGGAGGTGTCTTACTACGAGATCTACAACGAGAAGGTGTTCGATCTCATCCGGCCGCAGCGCAACACGGACCTGAGGATACGTAACTCGCCCAACTCCGGTCCATTTATCGAAGGCCTGACGTGGAAGATGGTGTCCAAGGAGGAAGACGTCGCCCGCGTGATTCGCAAGGGCATGCAGGAGCGCCACACGGCTGCGACCAAGTTCAacgaccgcagcagccgcagccacgccaTCCTCACCTTCAACATTGTGCAGCTGTCGATGGACGACTCCGACAACGCGTTCCAGATGCGCAGCAAGCTGAACCTGGTGGACCTTGCTGGGTCGGAGCGCACTGGTGCGGCCGGAGCCGAGGGCAATGAGTTCCACGACGGTGTGAAGATCAACCAGTCGCTGACGGTGCTGGGGCGCGTGATCGACCGTCTGGCGGACCTCTCGCAGAACAAGGGAGGGGGCTTCAGCATTCCGTACCGCGATTCGAACCTGACATGGGTGCTGAGCGACTCGATCGGCGGCAACAGCCAGACCTCGATGATTGCCACCGTCTCGCCACACTCTATCAACTACGAGGAGATGCGGCAGACAATCATGTACGCCTGNNNNNNNNNNNNNNNNNNNNNNNNNNNNNNNNNNNNNNNNNNNNNNNNNNNNNNNNNNNNNNNNNNNNNNNNNNNNNNNNNNNNNNNNNNNNNNNNNNNACCTGGTGGACCTTGCTGGGTCGGAGCGCACTGGTGCGGCCGGAGCCGAGGGCAATGAGTTCCACGACGGTGTGAAGATCAACCAGTCGCTGACGGTGCTGGGGCGCGTGATCGACCGTCTGGCGGACCTCTCGCAGAACAAGGGAGGGGGCTTCAGCATTCCGTACCGCGATTCGAACCTGACATGGGTGCTGAGCGACTCGATCGGCGGCAACAGCCAGACCTCGATGATTGCCACCGTCTCGCCACACTCTATCAACTACGAGGAGATGCGGCAGACAATCATGTACGCctgccgcgcgcagcaggtgctgaaTAAGGCTCGCCGCAACGTCGATCCAACGATTatggagctgcgcgagctgcgcgcgcaggtggTGGACCTGCAGTTGCGCCTAAAGGAGGCGGGTGGCAGCAACTACACGAACGAGTACGTACGCGGATTAGAGAAACGAGTAAAGGAGCTTGAGTGGCAGTGCGCTGATCAGGAGCGCATTGTGAGCCAGCTACGCGCGGAGCTGGAGAGTGCCGGCATTGCCGATCCCACGCTGATGCTGAAGCCCTCCGCACGGGGTGGAGCGAGTGCGgcaggggtgggtggcggATCTGCTAGCGGCGGTGATGTTCAGGGCGGCGTGAGCGCCGCGACTTACCGCCGTACCAACGAGCAGCTGCAATCGGAGTTGACATCGGCGAACAAAGAAatcgtgctgctgcagacgaAATTGCTGGAGTCtgagaaggcgaagagcggCAAGCTCGACGGAGATGCGGAGAGCACTATCGCGAAGCTCCAGGCCAAGTGTGATCGCTACCGCAACTCCTTTCGCGAGTGGGAGGCGCATCTGAGCCATTACAACACGTATCAGTGGCGTTGGTCCACCGACTACATCTTCGGCACCTTCGAGGACAAGATGAACCTGCTGATGCGTCAGTGCCAGAATCTGATGATGGACAAGGACGCCTACGTGATGGACGCTCTGAGCCGTGGCGAGAGCGCGCAACTGCGTGAGACGGCTAAGATTCAGCGCGAACACCTTGCCGAGGTCTCTGCGCTGACGACGCAGTACCGCGAGTCGATTGATAAACTGAAGAAGGAGTACGCAGCCAGAGACGAGGAGCGGCTGAAGCGGCAGAAGGAGGTGTCGAACAGCTCTGAGTCGCGCATGCAGGCCACCAGAGAGACCTTCgagcaggagaagcgccgcTGGGTGCAAGAGCGCGATAATATGAAGCTTGGCTACGAAGAGAAGCTGGCGGCTCTGCGTGCCGAGTACCAGAGTGACCTGAAGCGACTGCGGGAGTCGCTCGCTTCGACAACCGGTGATCGCCAGCGTCAGGGTGACGCCCTGCAGGAGCTTCAGGAGCGGCACGAGTCGGAAATGAAGAGCATCGGGCAGGACATGGAGCGGGAGCGTAAGCGCCGCGAGGCGGAGTTGGAGATGGTAAAGAAGCAGATGAACACGGAGCTGGCGcgcaaggaggagcagaTCGCCGCGCGTGATGCGCAGGCACGTAGgacggaagaggaggcggcgaagctgcgccgcgacaaCCTGAAGCTACAGACCGACATGCGCACcaaggagcggcagctgaaCACCGAGATCAAGGACCTGCTTTTGAAGCAGGAGAACATGATTGCAGTCTTGACCACTATTGTAGGCAACTACGAGAAGAACTCCACGAGCCTCACGAAGGACATCGAGGCCCTGCGCGCCTTTGTTAGGGACAAGGACTACGCGGCCTTCCGCGCCAAGGTAAAGGAGGGTGCATTTCGTGACCCGGCCAGCCGACGGGCGTCAGCGGTGATGCGGAACCCCAGCTCCGTCGACGAGCAACGCAGCCGCGAAGTGGAGGACATTCGTAACGCCATTGAGAACATGCGCAAGACCCGCAGCGACCAACAGGCGAacctgcagcaggtgcagcagcacgtgtACGAGCAGCTCTCGCGCAGTCGTGGCTTCCAGTccggcggcgaggtggacgAGAAGTCGCATGACGGCAACACCCCCGCTAAAAACGGCAATGCGGCGGCGTAGAGGGAGAGGCGTTCGACTGGTGTAGGCGAGTGTGGGACGACACTCGCGACGCTGTGACACAAGAGCTGCTTTTGCGTTTCTGTATCCGTGTCCCGCGGGTAAGTGTATCTGAGTTGCCTGCTTGGCCGTCTGCGgtctcttctttttcctgtAGTCCTTTGGCACTCCGCCTTCCGCGTTGCTCCGAGCTGTTCTAGTAGAGAGCGTAAGTCCAGggatggagaggaggggggtgggaTCGCCGACACGCCCACCTCACGGAACTGCctccgctttttttttgtttcgtcttctcctctccctcctccgtcgGGTTCACCCTAGTGAGTTGCCACTGCTTCTCGTAcctctgctcttcttctgttTCGGATTTTTGGTCACGGGTCCTGCCTTGTCCTCCGCGCCTTAGCTGATTTTATTTGTTTCTTCTCCCTACGGAATCTTGGCCTCACTCGAACCACCTTTACACAGACGGCGGGCACGCGTCAGGTGCTTCGCtggtgtggcgctgctcctcgcgccGCACTTTGCTCCGCTgtcacccccacccccgtcTCTCCGACGAGTCGTCGCTGTGTGTTTCGTCCCTCTCGGAGAAGGCGTCAGTGAGCGAGAGGCtgagagggggaggtgaggcgcctgtgtgtgtgtgtgtgtcttctttCTGACGCTTCCGCACTGTTTTCTCACTCTGGATTCTTCGACTCGCCCATCCCCTCACGCGTGGATGCCTGTGTAGCCCGCTCTcaggacagcagcagcgtgagaTATGCGCGATGAACgacagcccccccccccgcatTTCGTGTTTGacgcctctcctcctccctctaTGTCTCTCCTTTCGCGTCCCTGTTCTTGACACATCTCTGTCGGTGTGCTGGCTGCGAGCGCCGGGGCATCGAGAGGCGGGAGTCAGGAGAAACGCCGCGTGCTCGTGTTCGAGTTggcccctctcgctccgtAGACGCAAAGGGAcgcagaaacaaaaagacgAAGGAGTTGCAAGAGGAGACGGGAAGCCGGCGGCTGAGAAGTGTCtgtgcgcttgcgtgtgcaAGGAGAGAACGCGGTTGACGCGATTTTATTTTCCGTCTTTGCCCATTGCCGTGCACTCTACTTTTCAAtttgcacgcacgcacccccacccccaccccttgcGATatgtggaggcggcagagagtGACGGATGGTGGGCGtatgtgcgcatgtgcatgtaATGGGCCGCTCTCCGATTTGTGTTGTGCTGTTGTCGGCTTTGGCACCGGAAATGAATAAAAGGTACCAAAATCCTTTAAAGGAAGCAACACgaaaaaataataataaccAGGGATGAccccgcttctgctgctgccgccgccgccccccccctccctcccgccctcctctACGACGCCCTTTGCTTGCGTGGTTGCTGTGCTCTTTAGCGTCCtcttgctctttttttttctctgcctcctccgtcgcctgtcggccgccgcgcgtgcgtgcgtgtgtgtgtgcgtgcctccgCCGCTCGATTATTGTTGTGTCTCTTACGCCGTTCATGCTTTGAAACttccgcctcccctcctcctcgcgctcaCCTCaccgctgtctctctctctctccgcgctctttttttttcggttcACTCGAAGGAGATGGGAGAGCGGAGCCCGCAAGCGCGATGCTCGTTACGGTGCTAACTATAAGAGCAGGGGGTGCGCTACTGGGCTCTCCCCTTGTTTGATGCGGGCGTCCGTTGGTGGCATGTTTGTGTGGGCGGTTGTGTATATGCCCTTACGGCACGCGCTGTTTCGCCaggctgtgcgtgtgtctgtgtttctctccctcctcttgtAATTTTGCTCTTACTTACGTGATTGTGTC encodes:
- a CDS encoding kinesin, putative — encoded protein: MNRSMSARSLHDNTPLSISSARRTARRRSSFSARSVSASTSTHATPIRDRPPVAQSDRRPRNGCSTSMAEYPMPTTQTQSNAMKVYIRVRPFSEREIAQKVAPHSTVRIDAQNPTQLTILDPSRGFRPLTTHPFTRCFWSVFAKGEGELLSKVDTYLTGGMNSARRSRAQSLVTGQPVVNSVRRGTRTGVDSDATSSTTAAYDGAGSAPVMVDANVSHPPYAGQDQVYMHVGKPIVGNTLDGYNGCVFAYGQ
- a CDS encoding U3 snoRNA-associated protein UTP11, putative; the protein is MMRQHPAVRGRIRVLEKTVMPEEILMSGGHQMKSAAQKRKERREVQEKMRRSGADATPETRAAFVERLRAKKELKQYQFTDLLEEVKRENEATASSSKGTPGDDDEHEEAAAQDEVTRLLEWRREQERQAAIATARHVREVEQRIQRSKSLSALAKRIRKQSQGIKRQMEQRRESRFKPGATRRAR